Part of the Sphingobium lignivorans genome is shown below.
TGATGTTGTGGCCGATCTTGAGCACGGCCGGATCGACGAGCAAGGGCGCGAGGCGCGCGACGACTCCCGCCATCGGCAATTGCGGCGGCGTCTCGCCGAACATGTCGTCGCTGCTCTTGTGGGCAAGCGGGATGTAGCAGGCCGTGCCCGGCGCGGTGGCGAGGCAGATGCCGACGAGCCCGGCGGCGATGCTGTCCAGCGAATCCGTCTCGGTATCGATGGCAATGATGCCGCTTTCGCGCGCCTGCGTGATCCATGCGTCGAGCCGCTCGAAAGTCGTCACCGTCTCGTAGCTGTCGCAATCGATGGGCGGCAGGGGCACGAAATCGGGCGTGCCGGGGTCCGCCGGCGCGGCCGCCGCCGCCACCGGATCGGCCTTCGTGCGGCCCGGTGCATGGACCGCCATGCGCGAGAGCAGCGAGCTGAAGCCCTGATCCTCCAGGAAATGCCGCAGCGGCTCGGGCGGGATGCCGTCCAGCTTCAGCTCGTCGAGCGTCTGCGGCAGCGGCACTTCGCAATGCAGAGTCACCAGATCGCGCGAGAGGCGGGCGAGGTCGGCATGCTCGATGAGCCGCTCCCGCAATTTGGAGGGCTTCATGTCCGGCGCGGCGGCCAGCACGGCGTCGAGATCGCCATATTCGAGGATGAGCTTCGCGGCCGTCTTGGCGCCCACGCCCGGCACGCCCGGCACATTGTCCACGCTGTCGCCCATCAGCGCGAGCACGTCGCGCAGCTTCTCCGGCGGCACGCCGAACTTCTCCATGACATAGCTGTCGCTGCGCCGCTCGTTCTTCATCGTGTCGAGCATGTCCACGCCGGGCTGGATGAGCTGGGCAAGGTCCTTGTCCGAGGAGACGATGGTGACGTCCCAGCCCTGCGCGCGCGCCTGCACGGTATAGGTGGCGATGATGTCGTCCGCCTCGAAGCCGTCCTCCTCGATGCAGGGCAGCGAGAAGGCGCGGGTCGCTTCCCGGATCAGCGGGAACTGCGGCACCAGATCCTCCGGCGCGGGCGGACGGTGCGCCTTGTACTGATCGTAGAGATCATTGCGGAAGGTGTGCGAGCCCTTGTCGAGGATGACCGCGAGATGCGTGGGCCCTTCCTCCTTGTCCAGCGCATCGGCCAGCTTCCAGAGCATGGTGGTATAGCCATAAACGGCGCCCACGTTCAGCCCGTGGCGGTTCGTCAGCGGGGGAAGCTGGTGATAGGCGCGGAAGATGTAGCTCGAGCCATCGACGAGATAGAGATGATTCCGGGAAGACATGGAATGCGGGATAGCGCTCCCTTGGTCATGAAGCCAGCCTCCCTGCATCCCATGTCGTGCCGGGCCGCCGGCCGCGCGCGCCGCGCACTGGCGCGCTGAAATCGTCCGATGCCGCAGGCTTTCCGCCGTCTTGCGTCGATGAATACCGGCCGCACGCGCGACATTGGTCCGGGCCGCGCTTCCCTTCCGTGCGCAGCCGCCCGATTTCGGAACTGTTCGGTATCGGCACCGCCCCGTTGCCTCCGCGCCCCTGCCGCGATAGGAGGCGCGATCTTTTTCTGGGATCAAGTCGAAGGAGCCGGCCGTGGCAGGCCATAGCAAATTCAAGAACATCATGCATCGCAAGGGCGCGCAGGACAAGAAGCGCTCGGCCATGTTCTCCAAGCTCTCCCGCGAAATCACTGTCGCGGCGAAGATGGGCATGGCGGACCCGGACATGAATCCGCGCCTGCGTCTCGCCGTCAATGCCGCCAAGGCGCAGTCCATGCCCAAGGACAATATCCAGCGGGCCATCGACAAGGCGACCAAGGGGGAGGGCGAGAATTACGAGGAAGTGCGCTACGAGGGCTATGGTCCCGGCGGCGTCGCCATCATCGTGGAAGCACTGACCGACAATCGCAATCGCACCGCCACCAATGTGCGCACGGCCTTCTCCAAGAATGGCGGCAATCTGGGTGCGTCCGGCGCGGTGAGCCACGGTTTCGACCGGATGGGGCTCATCGAATATCCCGCCGCCGTGGGCGATGAGGAAAAGGTGCTGGAAGCGGCCATCGAGGCCGGGGCCGAGGACGTCGAATCCAGTGCGGACGGCCACGCCATCTGGACTGCCATGGATGCCCTGCACGAAGTCTCCAAGGCGCTGGAAGAGACGCTGGGCGCGGCCGACAGCGCCAAGCTCGCCTGGCGCCCGCAGACCACGGTGGAACTGGACGAGACCAATGCCGGCACGCTGCTCAAGCTCGTCGACATGCTCGACGATGACGACGACGTGCAGACCGTGTGGGGCAATTATGAAGTGCCCGACGAGGTGATGGAGAAGCTGGGCTGATGGACCCGCGAGGCGAGGCCATCGTCCTCGCCGCTCCGGGCGATGCACGGCCGGGCCTTGCAGGCGCGGGCGGCTCTTCCGATCGCTTGCCCACATGCTGATCCTCGGTCTCGATCCCGGGCTGGGGACGACCGGCTGGGGGCTGGTGAGAGCGCAGGGGAACCGGCTTTCGCATGTCGGCAATGGCCAGATCCGCACCGATGCCGCCTTGCCGCTGCCGAGCCGCCTCGTCGCGCTCGATGCCGCGCTTGCCGCGCTGATCGCCGCCAACGCGCCC
Proteins encoded:
- a CDS encoding YebC/PmpR family DNA-binding transcriptional regulator, producing the protein MAGHSKFKNIMHRKGAQDKKRSAMFSKLSREITVAAKMGMADPDMNPRLRLAVNAAKAQSMPKDNIQRAIDKATKGEGENYEEVRYEGYGPGGVAIIVEALTDNRNRTATNVRTAFSKNGGNLGASGAVSHGFDRMGLIEYPAAVGDEEKVLEAAIEAGAEDVESSADGHAIWTAMDALHEVSKALEETLGAADSAKLAWRPQTTVELDETNAGTLLKLVDMLDDDDDVQTVWGNYEVPDEVMEKLG